Proteins from a genomic interval of Proteiniborus ethanoligenes:
- a CDS encoding 3-keto-5-aminohexanoate cleavage protein, which yields MDKLIITAALTGAEVTRKEQPNLPLTPDEIAHAAYEAYLAGASMVHVHARDSEGNPTQDYEVYKEIKEKIEAKCPIIFQPSTGGAVWHSPEERLQPVDLKPEMATLSCGTCNFGPDVFMNSEEYMEKFAAKMKELGVKPELEIFERGMINNGLKLLKKGLIDMPLHFDFVLGVPGAMTGELRDLLYLVESIPAGSTWTVAGIGRFELPLAVAAITLGGHVRVGFEDNVYYSKGVLAKSNAELVERIARISKELGREVATPDEARKILSLK from the coding sequence ATGGATAAGCTAATAATAACTGCTGCTCTTACAGGAGCAGAGGTTACTAGAAAAGAACAGCCTAATTTACCTTTAACTCCAGATGAAATAGCACATGCTGCATATGAGGCTTATCTGGCAGGAGCATCCATGGTACACGTTCACGCTAGAGACAGTGAAGGAAATCCTACGCAAGATTATGAAGTATATAAAGAAATAAAGGAGAAAATTGAAGCTAAATGTCCTATAATATTTCAGCCTTCTACTGGTGGTGCAGTATGGCATTCACCTGAGGAAAGACTTCAACCTGTAGACTTAAAGCCTGAGATGGCAACACTTAGCTGTGGAACCTGTAATTTTGGTCCAGATGTATTCATGAACAGTGAGGAATACATGGAAAAATTTGCAGCAAAAATGAAGGAGCTTGGAGTTAAGCCAGAGCTTGAAATATTTGAAAGAGGAATGATAAATAATGGCTTAAAGCTACTTAAAAAAGGCCTAATAGATATGCCACTACATTTTGATTTTGTACTTGGAGTTCCAGGCGCAATGACTGGTGAGCTTAGAGACCTTTTATATTTAGTTGAGAGTATACCAGCTGGTTCCACTTGGACTGTTGCGGGAATAGGTAGATTTGAGCTTCCTCTTGCTGTAGCTGCGATAACTCTCGGAGGGCATGTAAGAGTTGGATTTGAAGATAATGTTTACTACAGCAAAGGCGTACTTGCAAAGTCTAATGCAGAGCTAGTGGAAAGAATAGCAAGAATATCCAAGGAGCTTGGCAGAGAAGTAGCCACACCAGACGAAGCGAGAAAAATACTAAGCTTAAAATAA
- a CDS encoding hotdog fold domain-containing protein, with protein MKSMIRVRMSMQDAHYGGNLVDGAKMLQLFGDVATELLIRQDGDEGLFVAYESVEFKAPVYAGDFIEAVGEIIETGNSSRKMIFEARKVIVPRPDISDSACDVLDEPIVVCKAAGTCVVPKNKQRNKGE; from the coding sequence ATGAAGTCAATGATTAGAGTGAGAATGAGCATGCAGGATGCACATTATGGTGGCAATCTTGTAGATGGAGCTAAGATGCTTCAGCTGTTTGGAGACGTGGCAACAGAACTTTTGATAAGACAGGATGGAGATGAAGGACTATTTGTAGCCTATGAAAGCGTTGAGTTTAAAGCACCTGTATATGCAGGAGATTTTATTGAAGCTGTAGGAGAAATAATCGAAACTGGAAATTCTTCTAGAAAAATGATATTTGAAGCTAGAAAGGTAATAGTACCTAGACCAGATATAAGTGACTCAGCATGTGATGTGTTAGATGAGCCAATAGTAGTATGCAAAGCAGCAGGAACCTGCGTAGTTCCTAAAAATAAACAAAGAAATAAGGGGGAATAG
- a CDS encoding response regulator: MKTRVLCVDDQYGIRLLLKEILKSDYDVMAVETGEEAIENMRVFDPQVVILDMKLQKMKGTELLEAIRQIKCNIHTIMMTGYQDCDVLGEIKRYNPEKIIMKPFDVEQIISSVNELINNNYKVLVS, translated from the coding sequence ATGAAAACAAGGGTGTTGTGTGTAGATGATCAGTATGGAATCAGACTATTATTAAAAGAAATTCTAAAGAGTGACTATGACGTGATGGCAGTAGAAACAGGAGAGGAGGCTATAGAGAATATGCGGGTATTTGACCCGCAAGTAGTCATATTAGACATGAAGCTACAAAAAATGAAGGGGACGGAGCTATTAGAGGCAATTAGACAGATTAAATGTAATATTCATACTATAATGATGACAGGATATCAGGATTGTGACGTGCTTGGAGAAATTAAGCGTTATAATCCAGAAAAAATAATCATGAAGCCTTTTGACGTTGAACAAATTATAAGTAGTGTCAATGAACTCATTAATAATAATTATAAAGTATTAGTTAGCTAG
- a CDS encoding S-layer homology domain-containing protein — protein sequence MRKLISITLALVLVLGIGMTSVNANGWGNGSVPPGLAKKIFNDTDAYKWAEKYIEKLYQKGLIFGIGDDNFAPQASVTKIEAIIMALRVMGWEDEAKEITQLPKNYKGDKVASWATGYVTLAYDKGILDDVDMMYFKPTDPALRHEVAKYVIRALGYEKEAQKNMKKDLPFVDALAVPQGSVGYVYLANEFELMQGDNQKRFNPMGTMTRAEMAVLFSRLDDKVDIGKDGTVSGEVNRIYNDRILIKVKDKVESFDLDSRVRVYENNKRIDIDDIKIGSKVIIEILDGKVVFIEVVDKIEDDKIITRYYGVVKEVSKTKPYKLAIQVETMVIGFEVVDDVEVSFTDGKGSFEDIKNGDEVTVVVDKRNRAIKIEVDRKYVKPIEKVKGNITKIELNRRYNEITIDKKTYDLAADAKVKIDGKNKEIKDLSVGMYVEVELENGVVVYVEAKNVKKEIEGSIAEIIKGNKDTTLKIKEEDTGKIYTFLVHQDVKIEIDDMRNPTIRDLRVGDEGEFKIVNDIIVEIEIED from the coding sequence ATGAGAAAACTAATATCAATTACATTGGCACTTGTATTAGTGCTTGGCATAGGTATGACATCTGTTAATGCAAATGGTTGGGGAAACGGGAGTGTGCCCCCAGGATTAGCAAAAAAAATATTTAATGATACAGATGCATATAAATGGGCTGAAAAATATATTGAAAAGCTATACCAAAAGGGACTTATATTTGGTATAGGAGATGATAACTTTGCTCCACAAGCTTCTGTTACAAAGATTGAAGCTATTATTATGGCACTAAGAGTAATGGGATGGGAAGATGAAGCTAAGGAAATAACTCAGCTTCCAAAGAATTATAAGGGAGACAAAGTAGCTAGCTGGGCTACTGGTTATGTAACACTTGCATATGATAAAGGAATACTTGATGATGTGGATATGATGTATTTTAAGCCTACAGATCCTGCATTAAGACATGAGGTAGCAAAATATGTTATAAGAGCACTAGGCTATGAAAAGGAAGCTCAAAAGAATATGAAGAAGGATTTACCTTTTGTTGATGCTCTTGCAGTACCACAGGGCTCAGTAGGATATGTGTACCTTGCAAATGAATTTGAACTAATGCAAGGAGACAACCAAAAGAGATTTAATCCAATGGGAACTATGACTAGAGCAGAGATGGCAGTTCTTTTCTCAAGATTAGATGATAAGGTAGATATAGGAAAAGATGGAACTGTATCAGGAGAAGTAAATAGAATATATAATGATAGAATTCTAATCAAAGTAAAGGACAAAGTAGAAAGCTTTGATTTAGATAGTAGAGTAAGAGTATATGAAAATAATAAAAGAATAGATATTGATGATATTAAAATAGGCTCAAAGGTAATAATAGAAATCCTAGATGGTAAGGTAGTGTTTATTGAAGTAGTAGATAAAATAGAAGATGACAAAATAATCACTAGGTACTATGGTGTTGTAAAAGAAGTAAGTAAAACAAAGCCATATAAGCTTGCAATACAGGTGGAGACTATGGTAATAGGCTTTGAAGTAGTAGATGATGTAGAAGTAAGCTTTACAGACGGAAAAGGTAGCTTTGAAGATATTAAAAATGGAGATGAAGTGACTGTAGTAGTTGACAAAAGAAATAGAGCTATTAAAATTGAGGTTGACAGAAAATATGTAAAGCCAATTGAAAAGGTTAAAGGAAACATAACAAAAATAGAATTAAACAGAAGATATAATGAAATCACCATAGACAAAAAAACATATGACCTAGCTGCAGATGCAAAAGTAAAAATAGACGGAAAAAATAAAGAAATAAAAGATTTGTCTGTAGGTATGTATGTTGAAGTAGAGCTTGAAAATGGTGTAGTAGTGTATGTAGAAGCTAAGAATGTAAAAAAAGAAATTGAAGGAAGCATAGCAGAAATAATAAAAGGCAATAAAGATACTACCCTAAAAATAAAAGAAGAAGACACTGGTAAAATATACACTTTTTTAGTCCATCAAGATGTTAAGATAGAAATAGACGACATGAGAAATCCTACGATAAGAGATTTAAGAGTTGGAGATGAAGGTGAATTTAAGATAGTAAATGATATAATAGTAGAAATAGAAATTGAAGATTAA
- a CDS encoding S-layer homology domain-containing protein: protein MSKRHLKRFSLILALVFVFSGTVAYAATFKDVSSTHWAKEYIDKVSKAGLILGDNEGNFRPKANVTKLEAAIMLARMMGMDATKTAKAKQEYQAFLTQNNIPTWAQDGVAVALAAKVVTQDEVKGFYVNGQPAVAQKVDITRYLTKAMGLEEEAKKTTIVRLSFKDAESIGSEDTRYVDMMIKKGIIDPNGDEQGKFNPSSLVTRDVMAKMLSVGYDYMVANLLLNRPFPGDTVAVKTQTITGTISSILRTNSEVYITIEDRIGQRSTYIVNSNSDVKLDNNKILYTELIEGLKFEAKVTEDYKVVSLYAEGINEEYKGIVKSVIQTSPQMLTIEYTTNESTKTTARKSFSIDSNVDITLDGKSAFLREIKEGDNAEIKVINSKITRIKAESRYLKLTGTIKDIKLASSDYYLVIEDKDEKTFEYPMDKYVSVYRNKSKAKVIDLRKGDNVTIDIEYGVITDIEAKIVKKEGEGSVVSILHAKKPEITIINNKGEKETYFIGLGATIRLDKERAELYDIREGYFIEYTAEGDEITSLYALTRQRNNIYIGNIKAITTRHSMITVMLYDVYNNTSEEKTIFYTSDTTFMNLYGSTVRESSLDVGDEIIIIANYNDTFIEAISIIVPYKK from the coding sequence ATGAGTAAAAGACACTTAAAAAGATTTTCTCTTATATTAGCTTTGGTTTTCGTATTTTCTGGTACTGTAGCATATGCAGCGACCTTTAAGGATGTATCTAGTACCCATTGGGCGAAGGAGTACATAGATAAAGTTAGCAAGGCTGGATTAATATTAGGAGATAATGAAGGTAATTTTAGACCTAAAGCCAATGTTACAAAATTAGAAGCTGCTATTATGCTAGCTAGAATGATGGGCATGGATGCAACAAAAACTGCAAAAGCCAAACAAGAATATCAGGCTTTTTTAACTCAAAATAATATTCCAACATGGGCTCAAGATGGAGTTGCAGTAGCATTAGCTGCTAAGGTAGTAACTCAAGATGAAGTAAAAGGCTTTTATGTAAATGGACAACCTGCAGTTGCTCAAAAAGTAGATATAACTAGATATCTAACTAAAGCTATGGGATTAGAAGAAGAAGCTAAAAAAACTACTATTGTAAGGCTTTCATTTAAGGATGCAGAAAGCATAGGTTCAGAAGACACTAGATATGTAGATATGATGATAAAGAAGGGTATAATTGACCCTAATGGAGACGAACAAGGAAAATTCAACCCTAGTTCTCTTGTGACTAGAGACGTTATGGCAAAGATGCTATCCGTAGGCTATGATTATATGGTAGCGAATCTTTTATTAAATAGACCTTTCCCTGGTGACACAGTTGCAGTTAAAACTCAAACTATAACAGGAACTATTTCTAGTATATTAAGAACTAATAGTGAAGTATACATAACTATAGAGGACAGAATAGGTCAAAGAAGCACATATATAGTAAATAGCAATTCAGATGTTAAACTAGATAACAATAAAATCTTATATACTGAGCTTATTGAGGGATTAAAATTTGAAGCTAAGGTTACAGAGGATTATAAGGTTGTATCCTTATATGCAGAAGGTATAAATGAGGAATACAAAGGCATAGTGAAGTCGGTTATTCAGACAAGTCCTCAAATGCTTACTATAGAATATACTACTAATGAAAGCACAAAAACAACTGCAAGAAAATCCTTCTCTATTGATTCTAATGTGGATATAACCTTAGATGGGAAATCAGCTTTTCTTAGAGAAATCAAAGAAGGAGATAATGCTGAGATTAAAGTAATCAATAGTAAGATAACTAGAATAAAGGCTGAAAGCAGATATTTAAAGCTTACAGGAACAATTAAGGACATTAAGTTAGCTTCAAGTGATTATTATTTAGTTATTGAAGACAAAGATGAAAAAACATTTGAATATCCTATGGATAAATATGTTTCAGTTTATAGGAATAAAAGCAAAGCAAAAGTTATAGATTTAAGAAAAGGTGATAATGTAACTATAGATATCGAATATGGAGTAATTACTGATATAGAGGCTAAGATAGTTAAGAAAGAAGGAGAAGGCTCTGTAGTATCTATATTACATGCAAAAAAACCAGAGATAACAATTATAAATAATAAGGGTGAAAAAGAAACTTACTTTATCGGATTAGGTGCTACTATAAGACTAGATAAAGAAAGAGCAGAGCTATACGATATAAGAGAAGGCTACTTTATAGAATATACTGCAGAAGGAGATGAAATAACATCACTTTATGCATTGACTAGACAAAGAAACAATATATATATAGGCAACATAAAGGCTATAACTACTAGACATAGCATGATTACAGTAATGCTTTATGATGTTTACAATAATACAAGTGAAGAGAAAACAATATTCTACACATCAGATACTACATTTATGAACTTATATGGAAGTACAGTACGTGAAAGCTCTTTAGATGTAGGAGATGAAATAATCATAATAGCTAACTATAATGATACATTTATAGAAGCTATAAGTATAATAGTTCCATATAAAAAATAA